Proteins encoded in a region of the Haloarchaeobius salinus genome:
- a CDS encoding acyl-CoA carboxylase subunit beta, which yields MEDRIDELEELREEALLGGGEDRIESQHEKGKMTARERIEYFLDDGSFHEFDQLRTHDSHNFGMEERKILGDGVVTGYGDVDGRKVFVFAHDFTVFGGSLGEVFAEKITKVMDMAMEVGAPIVGLNDSAGARIQEGVNSLAGFTNIFHRNQLASGVVPQISCIMGPCAGGAVYSPSITDFIFMVEDSAHMYITGPGVIKTVTGEEVTQEELGGAKTHTSKTGVAQFSCETDEAALDRIRDLLSYLPSNNVEDPPRVEPWDDPNREDDRLLDIVPDSPQKPYDMVDVIGSIVDEGSFFEVAENFAKNIVVGFGRLDGHSVGLVANQPRVNAGTLTVDASMKGSRFVRFCDSFNIPIVTLVDVPGYMPGTEQEHRGIIRHGAKLLYAYSEATVPLLTVITRKAYGGAYCVMASKNLGADVNYAWPTAEIAVMGPQGAVNILYREELAEAENPDELRDELIEEYREEFANPYTATDQGFLDDVIEPTETRSRLVDDLDMLLSKREDQPDKKHGNIPL from the coding sequence ATGGAGGACCGCATCGACGAGCTCGAGGAACTGCGCGAGGAGGCCCTGCTGGGCGGCGGCGAGGACCGCATCGAGTCCCAGCACGAGAAGGGCAAGATGACCGCCCGCGAGCGCATCGAGTACTTCCTCGACGACGGCAGCTTCCACGAGTTCGACCAGCTGCGCACCCACGACTCCCACAACTTCGGGATGGAGGAGCGCAAGATACTGGGCGACGGCGTCGTCACCGGCTACGGCGACGTCGACGGCCGGAAGGTGTTCGTGTTCGCCCACGACTTCACCGTCTTCGGCGGCTCGCTCGGCGAGGTGTTCGCCGAGAAAATCACGAAGGTGATGGACATGGCGATGGAGGTCGGCGCGCCCATCGTCGGGCTGAACGACTCCGCCGGGGCACGTATCCAGGAGGGCGTGAACTCGCTCGCGGGCTTCACCAACATCTTCCACCGGAACCAGCTCGCCTCGGGCGTCGTCCCGCAGATCTCCTGCATCATGGGGCCGTGCGCCGGCGGCGCGGTGTACTCGCCCTCGATCACGGACTTCATCTTCATGGTCGAGGACAGCGCGCACATGTACATCACCGGGCCGGGCGTCATCAAGACGGTCACCGGCGAGGAGGTGACACAGGAGGAACTCGGCGGGGCCAAGACACACACCAGCAAGACGGGCGTCGCCCAGTTCTCCTGCGAGACGGACGAGGCCGCACTCGACCGCATCCGCGACCTGCTCTCGTACCTGCCGTCGAACAACGTCGAGGACCCGCCCCGGGTCGAGCCGTGGGACGACCCGAACCGGGAGGACGACCGCCTGCTCGACATCGTCCCCGACAGCCCGCAGAAGCCGTACGACATGGTCGACGTCATCGGCTCCATCGTCGACGAGGGCTCGTTCTTCGAGGTGGCCGAGAACTTCGCGAAGAACATCGTCGTCGGCTTCGGCCGCCTCGACGGCCACAGCGTCGGCCTCGTCGCCAACCAGCCCCGCGTCAACGCCGGGACGCTCACCGTCGACGCCTCGATGAAGGGCTCGCGCTTCGTCCGTTTCTGTGACTCGTTCAACATCCCCATCGTGACGCTCGTCGACGTGCCCGGCTACATGCCCGGCACCGAACAGGAGCACCGGGGCATCATCCGCCACGGCGCGAAGCTCCTCTATGCGTACTCCGAGGCCACCGTCCCGTTGCTCACCGTCATCACCCGGAAGGCCTACGGCGGTGCGTACTGCGTCATGGCGTCGAAGAACCTCGGCGCGGACGTGAACTACGCCTGGCCCACCGCCGAGATCGCCGTCATGGGCCCGCAGGGTGCGGTCAACATCCTCTACCGCGAGGAGCTCGCGGAGGCGGAGAACCCCGACGAGCTGCGCGACGAGCTCATCGAGGAGTACCGCGAGGAGTTCGCGAACCCCTACACCGCGACCGACCAGGGCTTCCTCGACGACGTCATCGAGCCGACGGAGACGCGCTCCCGGCTCGTCGACGACCTCGACATGCTGCTCTCGAAGCGCGAGGACCAGCCCGACAAGAAACACGGCAACATCCCGCTGTAG
- a CDS encoding sodium-dependent transporter, with translation MTRESWTGRIGFVLAAAGSAVGLGNLWRFPWMTAENGGSAFLLVYLGIVLAVGVPGLLAEFVIGRRSQKSPVGALRDLSGSRNWGHVGLLTVVAGLVLLSFYSVVGGWILRYFVASPTGAYFDNPGAYFDAISVGPEAAAFHVLFLALTAGVVYGGVRDGIERATTVMMPIVFIALIGLSVWVSGLSGASEAYEFYLSFDLGTVQSSFLDIVLAAAGQALFTLSVGAGTMITYASYVGEDRSLPADATLVAVLNTAVGVLAGLVVFPLLFSTPGADVETSGPGALFVGVATAFAELPAGRLAAVGFFAVVALAALSSSISMLEIVVAYLVDERDRSRQQAVLGVGAVVLVTGTASAFVPPLFNALAGPVVDFVLTTGLFAFVVFTAWVLGGDAVDEFVRGTQFSSGLADAWRLLVGIVIPPFLAFTLLVGVVGLLDVTLASWQLGLAGVVVAGVVVSLVRRTRTEAGTAA, from the coding sequence ATGACACGTGAATCGTGGACGGGGCGTATCGGCTTCGTCCTCGCCGCCGCTGGCAGCGCAGTCGGACTGGGGAACCTCTGGCGGTTCCCGTGGATGACCGCCGAGAACGGCGGGAGTGCGTTCCTGCTCGTCTACCTCGGCATCGTCCTCGCGGTCGGTGTCCCGGGGCTGCTCGCCGAGTTCGTCATCGGCCGTCGCTCGCAGAAGAGCCCCGTCGGCGCGCTCCGTGACCTCTCGGGGTCGCGCAACTGGGGTCACGTCGGTCTGCTGACCGTCGTCGCCGGCCTCGTCCTGCTCTCCTTCTACAGCGTCGTCGGCGGCTGGATCCTGCGCTACTTCGTCGCCTCGCCGACGGGCGCGTACTTCGACAACCCGGGTGCGTACTTCGACGCCATCTCCGTCGGCCCGGAGGCCGCCGCGTTCCACGTCCTGTTCCTCGCGCTCACCGCGGGCGTCGTCTACGGCGGCGTGCGCGACGGCATCGAGCGCGCGACGACGGTGATGATGCCCATCGTCTTCATCGCGCTCATCGGGCTCTCGGTGTGGGTGAGCGGGCTCTCCGGTGCCTCGGAGGCCTACGAGTTCTACCTCTCGTTCGACCTCGGGACCGTCCAGTCCAGCTTCCTCGACATCGTCCTCGCCGCCGCCGGACAGGCGCTCTTTACCCTCTCGGTCGGCGCGGGTACGATGATCACCTACGCGAGCTACGTCGGCGAGGACCGCTCGCTGCCTGCGGACGCGACGCTCGTCGCCGTGCTGAACACCGCCGTCGGCGTGCTCGCCGGCCTCGTCGTCTTCCCGCTGCTGTTCTCGACGCCGGGGGCCGACGTCGAGACCAGCGGCCCCGGCGCGCTGTTCGTCGGCGTCGCGACCGCGTTCGCCGAGCTCCCGGCCGGTCGCCTCGCCGCCGTGGGCTTCTTCGCGGTCGTCGCGCTCGCCGCGCTCTCGTCGTCCATCAGCATGCTCGAGATCGTCGTCGCGTACCTCGTCGACGAGCGCGACCGCAGCCGACAGCAGGCGGTCCTCGGCGTCGGCGCGGTCGTCCTCGTCACCGGGACCGCCAGCGCGTTCGTGCCCCCCCTGTTCAACGCACTCGCCGGCCCCGTCGTCGACTTCGTGCTCACGACCGGGCTGTTCGCGTTCGTCGTCTTCACCGCGTGGGTGCTCGGCGGCGATGCGGTCGACGAGTTCGTCCGCGGCACGCAGTTCTCGTCGGGGCTCGCCGACGCCTGGCGGCTGCTCGTCGGCATCGTCATCCCGCCGTTCCTGGCCTTCACGCTCCTCGTCGGCGTGGTCGGCCTGCTCGACGTCACGCTCGCGTCGTGGCAGCTCGGCCTCGCCGGGGTCGTCGTCGCCGGGGTCGTCGTCTCCCTCGTCCGCCGTACCCGGACAGAGGCCGGCACCGCCGCCTGA
- a CDS encoding alpha/beta fold hydrolase: MPPLPDDPGPATEMYRHRADTLADDRGDGPALVLSHGTLMDRTMFRPQMDALADDYRVVAYDNRARTDNWQGPYDLDDLTDDCRTLLDALDIDSCVLGGMSMGGFMALRFALRYPEVLDGLVLVDSMAQPHPGEDRERYGGMVDRAKESEELPPDLAEVVAHILFGPTTNEEHPELVDSWKNRWLTYPGEAVHDEVHSWLDRPGVADRLDEIDVPTLVVHGAEDLSIDPEYGASMADGLPDARFVEVPEAGHSSNVENPTVVNDALREFMAEVY; the protein is encoded by the coding sequence ATGCCACCACTGCCCGACGACCCCGGTCCAGCCACCGAGATGTACCGTCACCGGGCGGACACCCTCGCCGACGACCGGGGTGACGGTCCCGCGCTCGTGCTCAGTCACGGGACGCTGATGGACCGGACGATGTTCCGTCCCCAGATGGACGCCCTCGCCGACGACTACCGCGTCGTCGCCTACGACAACCGCGCCCGCACCGACAACTGGCAGGGCCCGTACGACCTCGACGACCTGACCGACGACTGCCGGACCCTCCTCGACGCGCTGGACATCGACTCCTGTGTCCTCGGCGGGATGTCGATGGGCGGGTTCATGGCGCTCCGGTTCGCCCTGCGCTACCCCGAGGTCCTCGACGGCCTGGTCCTCGTCGACAGCATGGCCCAGCCCCACCCCGGGGAGGACCGCGAACGTTACGGGGGAATGGTCGACCGCGCGAAGGAGAGCGAGGAGCTGCCCCCCGACCTCGCCGAGGTCGTCGCGCACATCCTGTTCGGGCCGACGACGAACGAGGAGCACCCCGAACTCGTGGACTCCTGGAAGAACCGCTGGCTCACGTACCCCGGCGAGGCCGTCCACGACGAGGTGCACTCGTGGCTGGATCGCCCGGGGGTCGCCGACCGCCTCGACGAGATCGACGTGCCGACGCTCGTCGTCCACGGCGCGGAGGACCTCTCCATCGACCCCGAGTACGGCGCGTCGATGGCCGACGGACTCCCCGACGCCCGGTTCGTCGAGGTCCCCGAGGCGGGGCACTCCTCGAACGTCGAGAACCCCACGGTCGTGAACGACGCGCTCCGGGAGTTCATGGCGGAGGTGTACTGA